The following is a genomic window from Nymphaea colorata isolate Beijing-Zhang1983 chromosome 3, ASM883128v2, whole genome shotgun sequence.
GAATCGACCTGAACGGTCGAAAAAATATTTCCACGTTTGTTACGctggaaatattttgaaaaccagaaaaatgtttCTGGTTCCACAAGGAAATTTCCGTCCGTCAAAAGGTTCCCCGTTGTTTTCACTGAATAGAATTTGATAGTCTACCCAATCTTTTTGCTTCAATCTTTTTGCTTCCATATTTTTCCGTTGAAGCACTAAACAAGTTCTCTTTAAAGATGTCAAATGTGCGTTGAACATACCGAACGCCATCCTTCCCATGGTTGTACCATATACGAGTGACATGTTCACAGATCCTCTGGATTCCATGCCTAATCGGTAGTGAGACACGTAAAGCACAGCACAACCTAAGTCTATGTCGGACAATAATCGGAGACCATCAGACCAACCTCTATTTCTGCGTGCACAATCAACCCTCTCTCGCGCTTTTGGTGCAGGGGCACCAACACATTGGTAGTTCCAATTTAAGCATCAGAAGTGTAGTCTCTAATTGTATTTTGAGCTGATGGTTCTATCATGAATCAACGTGTTAAACATTGGGCGATTTCTCTATGGGCTCGCCTACCTGCGAaagcaaaaatatgaaaaaaatgattacTAAACAGATGGAGGAATGAATAAGTTTATCTTGTGGTTTCATGAAGGATACAGAGAGATCCTTTTAATTATCGTAATTTTTCCTCCTACTTAGATTTTAAAGTTTTACTAACTGTTGGCTGGTGTATGGTGACGGTGTTTATGCGAGTTGAATTGACGGTACAATGAATAATTGGTCAGGCTTTCGAATCAATTCTCCGTCTGGTTTCAATAGAACTGAATCCCTGACAAACTCTTACCAAGGTTATCCGCCAGTAATTGGACTTGGATTGGATTGGTCATGTATCGGATCTGAACCTAAATTTTCACCTGAGGTTAAGAATGTGTCATGAAGGTGTTTGGGTTGGTTCTTGGTTGTGTGCCAATCGCTTTTTTCAAAGGGATAGTGTCGAAGATCACGGTCAATGCGGGGTAAGTGAATGCATTCTCTATCAATATGGGGCCCTCCTGGATCTCAATTCGTTTGGATGGCTTTCAAGAGATGGTCAGAGGAGGCTTATCCGTTTGAATTTATTGCTTGTATCAATCGTTCGTTTAATATCTCTAATGCCGTTATGACCTATATGGTAGAATAATATTTGGCTTTAGTGGACAGCGGCGTGCTGACGAGCATCATTGTGGTCAATTGACCTTCTATACCGAAACTTGACTTGCAATTAAGTGAGGACTGAGATGCCATGTGTCCTCGTTGACTTGACGTGAACCCTTGTCCATTTCCGTGGCTcgttgttacatttattgagTCAAGATCACATTCAGATTCGTTAAATTGACTACAGATGAAAGATGTGCATTTCTATGGCAGAATGACACTATTGTGAAGTGTTGCTTGATATATCTTTCTTTCCCCTGTATATTAGtcagttcttttgttttatgtttttaccCAGAGATACGGAAGACTTAATTGAGTGTAGGACTACATGTTTAATTAGACGCTGCAAGTCTGTTTACTACGGCTTCCTGCTGGAAAACTTTGCTTTATTCATGGTGTATAAGTTATTCAGATCACCATGAATGTGGACAAAGAATTTAGTTATGGTCCTTAATGCTACTTGCCCTTGCCTGCTTCAACTCTTCAATGTTCCTATTCTCCTTTGGCTTAATTTTCACTTGGCATCAAGTAAACATTCTTTCGTTGCATGGAGTTATCATACACAGGGCCAAGAAATCTTTGGCCAGAGACTGAGATTTTTCACTTCAGCACTGAAATTCCCTAAGTGGATGCCGTCCTGCTCATTAGTCATTCTCGATGTTAACTTGTCACACTACATGTCTATCTTTGTACATGCATTGTGGCCTCAAATCTGCGACTTGAATGCTCTCTTCATGTTAAACAGAAGAAAATCATTTAATTACAAGGTACATTTTTATAAACGGAGGACAGTAACTGCCTCTATTTTTCTCACCCAGCTCCGATACTGCCCGTGATGTCTTTCATTAATGCCGCTATCTTATTAAACCATTCACTTCCTCGGTACTCGAAGCTTATGGTgccatttaatttcaaattttggacatcacattttttcattCGTTAGTGTCCTAGATATCCTTTAAAGCAAATATCATATATGGACATCGGTAACTATGAAGTTGTAACATGCCACCTTTATATGTAAAGCATCCTTTTTCCCTATTATTCGTCATATCGTGGCAACGTGAGGTAGGCTCATGAATCAGGAACTGCTTTGGTGATGTGTGCGTACAAGCGGGCGAGTGGATCTGGAGATTGTTTGACTTGGCTCAAGTACTCTCTTCGGATGTTTGGCAACAAGAGTGCTAACAGAGTGTTCCATAAATGGATTCTGTAAATCTGCCTCAATCATTAatatagattcatggaatactgtGTTAGTGTTTTAAAAATATCCTCTTTAAAACTCACTTCAAATTTGGCTTGACAGAACTTAACACAAAATACGACTAAATAGAGCTCGACTGCCTGACCCAAGTATAGCTTTTTCTAAGATGTATAGTTGATAAACGCCAACAAATTTTGAATAGGAAAGCTCATTAGGAACGACTCAATGAACTCATACGGTCGTCCGTGCTATGATACAGGTGCAATACTGCTGTCCGCTGCTGGTCCGCTGCCTTTAACCCTTCAATTGCTCGGATCACTTTTATCTAATGAAATGGGTGTACAAGTATGGAAAGATATGTTAGAGAAACTGAAAAATATTCCTTCCAGCAGAGTTCAACAGAAGTCGAAGCTAGCTATAGTGGATTAGATGAACTAGAGAAAATATTTCTAGATATTTCATGTTCTTTATTGGTTGGGATAGGGGAAAATGCTACTTAGGTGGGAAAACCCTGGCTGGTTCCCAAATTTTAGCGATTAAGGTATTTCCAGCTCAGTCATCCAACTCATTTAACTAACCAGGACTAGCCATTGGGTTGAGCTACTCAACTCGACGTACAGCGTTACCCATAGCTCAGAATTGCCGTCCACCACAGGTTTGCCTTTCGCGTGTCTCAGAAAAAGGGCAGCTTTTAAAACCCACAACCACCAAAAGGACTTAGGTGGCATGGAAACATCGTTAATGATTTTATCGTTTTCATTGATTCATCAACTCTGCCAGAAGCAACAGAAAGAAATCATTGGTTCTCCAAATAGGACAAAGCAATGTCAGTCTTTTTGTGCGTGtgttttacatatatatacgaGAGAGAGGCATATGCCGGACGggacatatatttttattatttgcatTTCGTTTTTAAATTGATCCAGCCCTGTATATAATTTATTGGTTGAGTAAGAAGTGTAATTTGCAGCTTAAATGTGTTTtcttaatcataaaaataaaaagtcgaTTATTCATATGATGCCAGAACTTTTACAGCTATTACCATTCGATAGTTAAGAGAAAATGAACATGTATATTTATGTGTTTTAGAGTAAGTTGAAATAATGTaaaaacatatgtttttttaaaGTATATATCTAGTTTCATTTCAGATATAAACTGTTAGAGACCTCTCTTTGGTCCAATTTAGGCCTTTAGGTAGGCATCCGTCCCTTGCCTGAGCAGGCTAGCCTTCGGCCTGAACTCAGTTGACTAAGCCCAAAACACAGGCAGATTAGCATCCCCCAAATAtccaaacctggttatatgagctggttaatgattaaaatacccttatccacactgaaaaaaaaaacttttagtaaagacaaaaaggaatatgaaaaaaaaagtaaaaagattatagaagacaatttttttaacaaattaccaaaatgtcctgTACCGTAAACACCGCAACTTTCTCTCTTAGTTCGCACCTGCCCCGCGGGCCGCTTGAACAGTAACCCGTACAGGTAGGTGAAATGCACGAATTATTTCATCATTTGATTTGGTTAGTGTCCATCTTTCTGAAATCTGATCTATCCGATATCTTGTGGCCCTCTCCTGCCGGATCTTAGACCAAGGGTACcccatttttcatttaaaacatGTTATCTTACCTCATAAAAAGGCATAgacatcattttcaaattttcttttcagaacTCACGTTTTCATCAAGTTGAAGTGTAGTGGTAAGAAAGAACTTATCTGACAGTTGCTAATAGTTGGAATTCTCTCAAACACAGCTAAGTAAATCCATCAGAAAACATACATAGAACTGAAACTTCTCAGTCGGAGTACTTTTCTATCTTATTTACCACCAAATGCTggtcactttttcatttttctcttataaGGAACACTGCCTGAACTGATCTAATCAACCTTCATAATCAAACATAACAATAAAGGTTACCATTGCAAGAAAAGGCCTACATTTTTCATTAGAGAGTCAATTAGTCTATGCCCTGTGCTTACATAAACCAATCTGGATGAGCTAGCTAGGTCTCCGTTTTGTCTGATTCGGAGGAAAAACTTGTTTAGCTAACCAGCAATTAGTCCAAGTTGAAGATTGATGTTAAAACGGTTTGAGGTCTTGCACTTGCCTCGTTTGTGCATGCTATCTATGCTATAAATGTGTGTTAAGCACGTAgataaaacattttcttttccattaaaTTAAGTCTCAAGTCTTCAACCCTGTGATCTCATTGCCATTACTTCACCATGTCCCCCCCTCAattcataggaaaaaagaaaacaggttCTTTACTATTAACAGTCATCGGTCAAACAGCAGGTCCTAACATCATCCAGCTAGTACACTCAAGCATCGGAAAGCTATGACCACATATTCTTGCTATTTGCTAACTGATGAGCAACACCATTCTCATCTTCACAATTTACATTGAGTCATCCTTTGACGGCAATGGGCCGCTTGCAAGGGTACAACCTGAAAACGTTGTAGGCCGATATACAAGAAACCACGGCTAAGAGGAAGGAGGCTGCCAACCCAAAGAGGAGAGCAGCAGCCACTTTGTCGCAGAACCTGGTGTAGATGTTGCAGAGTTTCATCCACTGGAACTGTGTCTGTCCTGACACCGCAAAGTAACAGCCCTGGGTTGCAGCAGTAGTCACAGAAAACGTAGCATATGCCATCACCTTCAAGCAAGTGATCAAAAAGAAGATGGTGAGCGCCGAGTCAATGCACAAGATTTCAATTATAAAAGTAGGAGAAAGGCTGTAGAAGTCAAGGCACTTGGATACACAACATTGATGCAGATAATGACACGGTCTACGCTTCAATTGACATCATAAATATGATTAAAATCACATACCATTATCTGGAATGGCTATTTGCTAATTGATTTGGAAGCTAAGGTCAACTCTGAACCGGATTTAGTGAGTGGAATTGGATGTTATATAAACACAGGGCGGGCCTTCTCCAGAACAACTTCAGAAAAAATGTGCAATCGATCAAATTTTTAGGCTCATATGTTGTAATTGAATTCTTCCATCTAAGACCCTTGCTCTGTGGGATAACTTGCAGAGAGAGAGCAGATAATTTGTGACTGTTCCTGTAAAAAGGTGAAGTGTCTCTCTACAGAGGGGCCGCTTACAATTTATGGAATTGGAAGACCTAAACCAGTCTGCATTCAGTACTTTTCGTTGCAGTAACTTCTGACCATCTATGGACACCAAAAAGATGGTGGGTTAATGCAGGCCGGCACTTGCACAGATTTAATTAATGGCTTCAACTTTGTGACCAATCTTTCAGCCATGTGGTCCTATCGATTAGCACCCACCCATGTAGCTCATTGCCACCTCCACCCATGAGATTGACGTGGCTGAAAACTGTGGATTACTCATAGCGCCATATTATTAGATACGTCCATATCCTAGACGCCCTCCATTGCAGTTTCTTAATCAGATAAGGAAGTAATTGGAAATGAAAGTGAATTTATGGCCATCCGTATGTCTATATATCAATTTCCCGGTGAAAAGTTGAGGACATGTACAGTTTGGGATGAGGGTCCCCTGCTCGGCCActaaagtgataaaatactgcaATAGATTGTTTTCGTTCTTCCTTATACATGTACTACTAAATTACAAACACGCAAAAGATGAAAGAGGTTAAAATACTGATGGAGGTGCTCTTTAATCTTTTATGTTTTGCAAGTTTAGTTTTATTGATGTCATAATAATTAAATTAAAGAGTTAACATAGAAAAAGATCGTTGCTAATCAATTACCTGGTCCATGGAGAAGCTAATCCACGCCAAACCCTTGCTAGGCCTGGACTTAAGGCTGGTCTTACTGCGTGCGAGTAGGCAGGCTTTGCATAACTGTGCCAAAAGATACCCCGTAGCTATGGAATGTGTGACCAGCAAGACCCTGCAAATGAAAAAGGTGAATAGGGCAATTAATTAAGGCTCTTGATTAGGTAACTGGTTTTCATCAGTGTTTGAAAGTTAAAATGTCGCTCTTCAGTTAGTTGTGAAGTTATTTCAAGCAAAATAGCAGGAGCGCGTATATATAACACCAGGTCTTTGTAGAAACTGCAGCACTAAGAATGTCTTACACAGCCATTTCCATGGTTGGCGTTGACGTGCAGCAGAGAAGTATTATGGTAAAGCATCTGCTCAAATCAGGGGCAGAAGAGTTTTGCCAGGAGCATATTAATAGAAAGCGTTTTGGGCCTCCAAGGGTTCTATGAACGTTGCTTTGTAGGAGAGCTTTAGGCCTCTAAATTGCAGCAGTTAAATCCGTCATCGGAAAAAAGACCTCTCatgcaatgttttttttttttaaaaaaaaattgaaacatgtAAAAGAACCTGGCTTATATATATACTCTTCTCAACCAACAAGAAGACAAAAAGAACCTTACAGAAACATCCTTTTCGATCAACGTATATGTGACGGAATGATCTAATGCGCGCTTTTGAAATTGGAAAATACCCATCCACGCCACCAGATTCTTATGATAAAGAAAATGTGCCCCACTTTCTGCAATAGTACTGCTACTCTAGCGGATAACAGTGTAACAAGATCATACAAAGTGGCCTTAGCTTTAAAGGCTGCCTATATCCTGAATCTTCACAAGATCAAGCATTTGGATACCCATAAGGACTCTAATGCCTAGCTAGGTCTGCTTAAATCCTCCAAGTTAAAGAAAACTAGGAACCTACTGAAAACGTCCAACTTAAAGGTGAATAAGAGTCGACATATCGCAGAATCTGCGAAATTTTTTCTCAGGGGGAGGGAACGATGCGCGGAGCTTTACATGGAGAGGCTACCTAAACAGACTCCTCAAGCGGCAAGTTCAGCACGTTCAGAAAACTTGGGTTTTTTCTGATCTCTTcactgaaaagaaaagggagatgAAACCTCTATCTCATTCTAAAAACACGAAGAATGTTAATGTAGGAAGCAGAATCATACACCAAAGCTTGCAGTGAATGGACATTCGCAGTCTCTTTGATAACGCCGAAGACCATCTCTGTTTCCTTGGTTGTGCCAATCAAGACAGCGGTTGCCATTGTTAACACAATTGCAAGGAACCTAAGGGCAGCCTCAGCCTTCACCAATCTGCTGTACTCCATCTCTAAGCAAGCACTTCTCGTATGCCTACAACTTCAACAACtgtacaagaaaaataagagtaGAGTCCAGCTATTTATAGACAGAGAGacgcaaagagagagagagagagagagattaatatatg
Proteins encoded in this region:
- the LOC116251681 gene encoding CASP-like protein 2C1 → MEYSRLVKAEAALRFLAIVLTMATAVLIGTTKETEMVFGVIKETANVHSLQALVVLLVTHSIATGYLLAQLCKACLLARSKTSLKSRPSKGLAWISFSMDQVMAYATFSVTTAATQGCYFAVSGQTQFQWMKLCNIYTRFCDKVAAALLFGLAASFLLAVVSCISAYNVFRLYPCKRPIAVKG